The sequence accagcaaagcaagcacatgcttggggtggcacaattctagcttatcttctttttttttttttgcttggacagttgcgctctcggagcttgggagagcaaattttttgcttggggtgacaaaaaacctagagccagccctggtcaCACCTcccgattgcagtgtagacatacgcttgTGGACACAGAGGTTGCCCATTTAATTGGTGTTTATAGATCAGTATGTTAAATATCTGTCAAAAGCAACTAGAGCTTTTGAGAAAATACCTGATGTTGCCTGggtaaaaattaaacaaaattgctAAAATTTTACACACACCCTTTTCAGCTTGTTAGGGCGATTAGTCATCCACTTCCTTAAGTCAGATATAGAAGAAATTTTTGCAAATGAGCAAATGTATATACTCCAAATAAAATTTGGATTACTGAAAACAAATCCAGTTTGCAAGGTGACATCTTCAGTTAATGCCTAGCTGCTTTAGTTAATGCATCAGATAGGTTAAGACCAATTGTAGATTGGGTTGCTGGGGACCGATGTGAGTGCATCTCAGAAATAGGGCATTGACTAGATTTTATGGGACCCCATAGTAAGTAAGATGTATGGAGGCCCATCTAGCCTTCTTTACGGGTGTGGCCATTTTCCGTGGTCCCTGACTGAATTAAGGACGATAGAACCTTCTGAAATATGAGAATCTTGAGCCAAAAGAATGCTCCTGCTGTTAGTTTTGGCTGTAATTTCCAATCTGTCAAAATGGCATTACCTCAGCATGTAGGCAGTGGTTGGTAAAAGGACAGCCGCACACTTTGCACTTGCCATTGCAGCGATGCCTTCATCACTAATTTCTTCCAGGTGACTTATAGCCTGGGCTCCTAGTTCAGCTCCAAGCTAAGTGGATTATCACGAAAGATTTAACAGAAAAATTACTAACAGATACCAATGAATCACTGAAGCTACGTTCTTACTATCAATCTGCTTGGACAGGCAATTCATTAGGATGCTACCTAAGGCCTATTTACAAAACCCTTGTTTAAAAAATTCAAAGAGTGATCTCTGAAGAATaagtaattttaagacaaattTTACTGCAGTAAAACTTTCATGAAGTTATTAATGTAAAGTTAAAGCtattaatcctttttaaaatgtaatcaaAAGAATCTGGTCAGACTGATGCCCTGAACAGAGTTTTTTACTGTCTCCATGAATATAAACAATTGTACAATTATGGATAAAATTATAAACAGGTTTTGTGCAGAATAGAGTTGGTGGAAACTGATATTCTTAAGGAAATGGAGCAACTGACCTATGCAGTTCTAGAGGTACCCACTGTAAAGAATTCTATATATGTCCAGACCGATCCTCTCCAAATACAACAAAAATAAGCGTTGACAGACTAATGAGGGAGGATTAGAAGGAGGCCCTGCTCAAATGATGATGAAGTATGGACCCTGACACCCTTTTACAGAATTGCTGTTATTTGCTGCTGCCAGCGGGAATGTCTGTACTGTTGGGAAGATATGAACTGCATGactgaggaaaaaataaatattttttaaaatagtgtatcAAAATCTATACTTTGTACCAGGAATGAACAGGGTCACAGATAGATATCCATCTTTCCTATTGACCTCACTACCAGAGGATAAGCTAAGTCAATATTTGAAAAGCCAGTAGACAAGTTACCAATAAAGGTCAAGGTTCCACATCTTTAACTCATCAACTTTGCACATTGGTGGTACTTGCGATTTATTTCACGAACTACTTATCATACTTTTCTAGAACAACATATTGATTTGGAATATTGCAAATCTCTCAGAGCATCAGTTCTCCCAAAGGCAAGTCAAAAGCAAAAATGGCTTAaatgcatacagaatgaagaagtACCTCTGCAGATTTCATTGGATGGAGTTCATCACCATGGAAGTTAATCTGTAACCCTATCCCTTTTCCAGCCTGAAGAATTCTTCTGGTACAATTCAGATCAAAGACACCTTTCTCACAAAACACATCTATGTTATTAACATGTATTTCACCATTTAAGTTCAGCTCCTTCAGTTTAGGGAGATGGTTACTGATAATGTCATCTGTGGCTTCAGTAGCATTTTTCCCtctaatgaaaagaaaatgttataAAGACACAGAATTATTTAGTCTTTGAACCTTGGAATACTCTAAATTCATGTATGTAATAACTATATTAGTTAAAAAGGTGTATATACAAAAAAACCTCAGACATTTAGCATATGACAAAAATACAGTTGACCATATATTTTTATCTATGTTGCTAATGTGTCTGAACATTTCTACACCACTGAATTTTACTTCAATTGCTGCCTTGTTTTTAAGACTAGTgtattatttaaattttaaaaacaacaatgcaAGAGGAAAAATATTGTAATTCATATAACACAAACATGACTTAATTCTAATATCCTTTTTAAAGGATTATGCTATATCCTCTTATTTGTAAGTCAGATTTCTTTAGAtgccaaacaattttttttgccctttaaaaaaacattcctGTACTTTTCTATTTATACATTCTGAACGGCTTACATTTTATCCTTAAAAGTGACTtgcagacacttaaaaaaaaaatcataactcaAGTGGTAGAGACCAGAAATATCAAAGCTAACAGGGGCATTCAGCAAAAAACTGAgtttaaatttacttttttttttcttttcttttttttagtccTTCACAGTCACAGAGAGCTGGTTTTGTCTTATCAAGGCATTCCAGCAAGGGACTATGCTGCTGTGACTGTCACAACCACTTTGGAATGCCATTGGTACATGAAGATTGCCTATAGGAGATCAGTaatggcctttttaaaaaaagctatatagggctttttatttctttgtaccTTTgagacagaaaaataataattatagctACTGAGGCTAAAGACCTGCAATGACATCTCTGCCCTTAATTCAGccactgtaaaacaaacaaaaacaacactgcACCAGCCCTGTACACATGCTATATATGTTTGACGTCTGGAGTTGTCTGTTGGAGTTTTACAATGGCAATAATGTCAAGGAGTCAAATTCTGCTCACATTTACAAATGAGGTTGCATGGCTGTGAACCAGAACAGAATCTAGCCAACTGCCTTTCTTTTGTTCACTTGTTGAAACAGTTGTTGGGGTTGATTTGGCTTTTGCCTTGTCCAGCCTTCTCTCTTTTCCTCCTTTGGCTCAGCAGTTTGTGGAGGAAGGTGGATTAAAGATTAACTCTAAAGAGCCtttagaaaagagagaaaagacaGGTACTTTGTTCTACTTGCTGTAATGCCTGCAAACAGATACACTGAAAGACTGCCATCATTCTAATAAACGGCATTGGAATTCACTTTCAAAATGTCTGCCCAGTGTAGAAAATATTGCTGACACTAAGTATTCATAAATCATGAGCCAGGGatcccaaaaatcatgagattgagttaaaaatcatgattaaaataatATGGTGgatttttgtttgccttctgggttttgagcctttacgGTTTTCCAACTTTTTTCCATGAAGGCTGGAAActtaataaaaagcaaaaagctgagattctcatgattCTGGGACCtggaaaataccaaatattgcaagactcgcTATAAAATCACAACAGTTGACTACACTTGTTGGCGCAAAGAACCTCTGGTGATGTTTCTGCCATTAGTGGTCATAATTTGTGATGTGATACTAGATTAACACAAATGTAGAAACTGGCAAGAACATGACTTAACAGGATATTACACAATTGCATTGTAACAGCTACTGTGACAGCTCTAGAAGGTTTTAATGAGCATTTCTAACTGTAACTAGGTGACATTATGCCATGGTTTTACTCTGGATTAagggaaattattttgaaatggtTTAAGATCATAAGATTTATGGTAAGATTTTGCTTTGGTTACGTTAGCCTAAGGAGTATTATAGGAGTGGTCTATTTTACATCTGTATAATTAAGAATGATCAAGGAGTGCCTAGAGCAAAGGATAAGTGCTGTTTTATAACAGATGTGTATAAAAGTGTAAGGCTTTAAACAGAGACAGTGGTTTTGAGGTTAGTTCTTTATCTTTGTTTAAAAGTTTCTATAATTTATACATAACTGCACCTTTTTTGTGTGGAATATACGGATGAAAGAAACATGGCATGAACTGAGATAGAGGTCTTGGAAGACAACAGTTTAACAGCCATTATGGTGTAAAGCATTTGAGGTCTGGACCTCAGACCTGCAGAATTCAGGAACTGGAAACTTCTAGAGACAGGAATTGTAAACAGAACTGAGGAAACTCTTAAGAAGTCCAAACTGGGTCACCATAGACTATGCCATGTACTGATTTGGCTTCAGGCAATTAAAAGTTGATTTTCTGAAACCCAGGACTTGATTGATACACTGCTGTAAACCAGAAGAGAATCTTCACTGACTTTGTTGAAGTTAGACCTGATTTACATCATCAGAgcgcagaatcaggccctgaggctTGAAACTATACCCATGTTGACAATGAGAGTTTGTAGCTGCATAACACCTGGGCTATTCTGAGATAAACTACTGCTATCTGGAATGCCAACTGATTAATTTTTAGAGCAGCTTGAAatgattttgttaaaaaaatgtttttgacaaaGAATGGCTTTTTGACCATTTTGGTCAAAATTCtccaggtttaaaaaacaaacaacaaaaaacccattgaagagaaactgaaagaattttgtttaaaaattctgattaaaaaataaaattaccaaaaaaatCCACCCTTAAAAACTTCTTATGAGAAGTTTAAGAACATACTAAATCTAGGCGAAATAGGTTAATAATTGATTAAAGCAGGAGAAGCTGACATGAATGTAATGGGAGATGGGTAGGTGCCGTTGTGCAGTGAGCTCTTGGAGGTGCATCATTTTAGGGCATTGTTGTATGTGATTTCTACATTTTTATGCATTCTTCTGTTACGTCTGTTTTTCACCAGGCCCACTTCTCAGTTTGTCAAAATGTGCTACTTTTATTTGTCCAAGACCATTTGTCCAGGACATCTGCTGTCATTCTTTATGACATTTAACTGTAATTTAGTGAAGTCTCATAAACCCAAGTAGTTATCTTTTTcactggaaataaaaataaattaaataaaaactattAAAGGAGAAATAGTGGGTTGTTTTGACCAACCAGAATGTGTGCTAATAATCCAATTATTTAGATAACCAGACTGTGCTTCCTGTTGGCAGTAATACCTAAACCCCGGGCTCACACTCACTCACAGGATACAGTGATTAACTGGTCGAATGGAAGCACATCAAGTTGTTGTTATACTAAAACTTCTGATGATTAAGTATAATAATATTGTTTTCTCTTAGCtagttaaaatgaaaaacagacaGGTTACGGTCTGATGGCAGTAGCAGATCCAAGCAGAAAGACTTTCTGAAAAGGAGTTCCTGAAAACTTCCATACAGCTTGGAGTTGGTAACCGCAAAGGATGGCTACATGCCTATTGGCTGAATCCAGTTGATTTCTGTTTAAAACCTAATAGTCTGGCTTTTTTCATAACTGACCACCACCACACCAGGATGCTCCCTCACTTACTTCTACGTTCAGTTTAGGAAAGCATTACTTTGTTGAACGCTGTTATTTCTAATATTGTACACTTTGTTGCCATTTTGGGGAGAACAAAAAACGAACCCTCAAAGCCACCAAACAAACTGTGTGaggaggccaaattctgctgcagATTCACCCCACACCTGGCGCTGTTGCGCCTCATTTATTTCTGTATAATCTGCCACCAATTTGTAGTTTATTCACTCAGGAGCTGCACTCATGTTTTATGAAATAATATGAGAGTATTATTGtttaaaagaacaagaaaaaaataaatcacattacTTAGGCACAGAATGAGCTCCACAGTATGTAGAGGAAATGTTGCTATCCAGTAACCGTCTAGCCTGTTCAATCACCCTGAGCATTTTAAGCTCGGTTTCTAGGTTTAAACCATATCCACTCTTGCATTCGACCAAAGTGGTTCCTGTTCTGAGCATACGCAGCAGTCGGTGTTTGAAAGTATTGAACAGCTCCTCTTCTGAGGCTTTCTGGGTATGTTCCACAGTAAAATGTATTCCCCCTCCAGCTTGGTGAATATCCATGTAGGAAGCACCTGCCAGCTAAAAACAAAATTCTCATGAGTGTTCTATTCACCTTCGTCAAGGGATTCTGTGAGGTGCATGTGGCCTAATCCACAGTAGAGAGGGGACAGAAAAACATCCCAGTGATGGAACTAGGAGGGGGAAACTTCATAAAGGGATCTTCCTGAAGATTTCCTTCCCCTGAGTCTGGAAGAAGTTATCAGCTCTAGTCTGGCCTGCCATCACAGATTCATTTTCATGGGAAAAAAGGAACTGAAGTGGAGATGAAGTTGATGAGAAAAGGTAACATGGAAATTCCCCCCTGGGCCGTGGCCCCTTTGCGCCAGCCAAAGCAATGAAAAGGAATACCTCCATGGCAGGAAACTCTCTGGGAGCTTCAGAGACAGCTCTATGGACAATTGCACCTCTCTGGAGCAGCTGGTGTTTTGGGGTGGGCTAGTGACATAGAAATTCTGCCTCACTGCCATTGCACAAGGCACACGTAAGGGCAGCACTCGGGGTTGCCTCAGATCATATAGGGGACTACATAGGGAGACACGTTCCCTGCACCAGTGCTGAATCTGGCCCCCAAAAGACTCTGGCAGTGATGTCatgctgcaaaaacaaacaaaacaaaaatctatttCAGTGCTGAAGTAAGTATTTAACACAGCCTCTTCCAGTAAAACTGGACAAGAGTGTCCATTGTAGGAGGGCAGGACCGTGTCTGATGCTTAGGTTGCACAGAACCATCTCCAGAGATAGAAGAGTTGCAGAAAGGAGTGATGTCATTTAGAACTGTGTTTCTCAGCAACCGGTCTGTGGACCAGTGCCGGTCCTTGAGATCTCCCTGATGCAGTTTAGCAAGTGAGCAAGCTGGTCCCTACtaccaaaaaggttgagaaacactgctttagaaCATCAAATCCCCTTTCTTAAAGCAGATTTAAAGGCAAACCCTAGAATTCATATCTGCTTGTAACTTCGGTGGTTTTAAAACAGGGGACGTgggaaagggaggaagaaagaaCCAAGACACAATGAACTGGACTTTGGCCTACCCAAAGTAGTTATTACTATTGGTTTTGTTGTCTATTTTACCGTTGACATGGTTTTACCCAGCAGTTGTATTACTTGAACATTATCATTTTTTAGCAGGACCAGCTTTAGGATTTTGGAGGGGACTCAAGTTAGGATAAAGTCATAGGAGGCCCTTTCACCATATTGTGATGCCATGATTAAATTGTATCATGATTAAATTATCCCTCCCTGTCTTTCCCTCTCATGGAATCAATTACACAGCAGATCTTATCGCTCTAACAGCATCACATGACACCCCTATTCATCTTGATCGATTGGTCCTTCAACCCTCACGGAGAGAGCGCCCGATCATGTCATTTGTGTTCTAGCCAGTCCCTCGGCCACCCGCTGGCCAGGCTGTCAGTGGTGCCAGATGCCCGATTGGCGTAGCGCACCGCAGCCCAGAACCCCTGAGTGATCCGCCAGCCTCAGCTTCCCAAGCAGCTGGGATTACAGGTGCTTGCCACCACACCCGGTGTGACAcccctattattaaatattaatcatgtttattacactGTTGCCTGTAGGCCAACAGAGAATGCAGCTGCACTGTGCTAGACCCTGTACAAACAGAGTAAGgaacagttcctgccctgaagaccgTACAATCTCAGTAACATATAAACAGCCATAAATTAATCACCCCCATCCCCAATTTGAAATCATACCCTGATATTCCAAAAACAAAGCATGCCACAGAAAAAACAAGCACTGCAGAGCTGGAAACATTTTATTCCAAAGCTATTCAGGTGCTTGcatttcctccttccctccatcctaTATAGACTTGACATGTCCACTTGGGCTTTCCAACCTCCCCATCCATAATGCAAACTTCTGGCAATCCATCGTAGGCCCTCATCTCCATCTTATACCCCCATTTGGGTTACATCAGAAACAAATTCTAGGTGTAtgagtaaataaaataattttcattttttatattatAAGGTTTTCATTTCTTTAATCCCTTCTTTTTTCATTTCCCAATTTCATTCTCATTTTCCTCACTATCATTTTATCTCCCTTTTATAAGTTTTGTTCTCTTACTTCTGTCTCCCCTATTTCATATCCCCTCCGCCACTGGAttgctctctctttccttcttcttcttGGTCCTTGTTTCCCCATCTCTTTTCCTTTGGCTTcaaccctctctctttctctgttcttgctCTCCAAAAGCCGTTGCTCCCTCTCCCATCCTAAATGACATATAACTGATCTTACTTTCCAGAGATGAGAAACAGAAGTGTAGAGAAAGCAGAGATTGTTGTGTATGAAAGCAAATATGatgagaaaaaaaacccaacaattctGTAATTATGTGAAATTACCTTCATTGCAAACTCATGAACCCTGTCACCAGCCCACACTGGATGGGTATGTGCATCTACCAAAcctaaaaaacccaacaacaataaaataaatacatattgcAAGATTTCATTGTTTGGGAAAAGGAAAAACTTGAAAAAGGGCAAACAAATTAAAGGGACAGTATCAACTGAAGAAAAAAACCGTACTACACCATACTtctgtttgaaaaatgtttttaccTTATATTATTGCAAAAAACACCTATGATTACTATAATGAAgatattcaagaaaaaaaatctttttttttttcagggtgtTTTAGTCTATCTGGCAGCACTCGGTGTAGAGTTAAACTGTTTCTCCTGTATAGTAAGTCTGTCAGTCATGCTCCCATTTTGTTTGTCTGGGTCATTTGCACAgtaacaggagagagagaaacatttctTAAAAACAGGAGAATTGGCAAGAGGATTTACAAGGAGGTGTATACCTGAAATAATTTCAACTAACTTCAAAACAACTGACTAGATTTCATGCTGATGTCCCTTTAAAAGTGCAAGCTGCATAtattgggcttgatcctgtggcACTTATCCTAGCAATagaccactgacttcagtgggagctttccTTGTGTTAAGATTGTGAAAT is a genomic window of Lepidochelys kempii isolate rLepKem1 chromosome 1, rLepKem1.hap2, whole genome shotgun sequence containing:
- the AMDHD1 gene encoding probable imidazolonepropionase translates to MAGEHRLLLDNAQQLVLVCTKGEKYLLQAGMQDLAVLDNASVVIGTDGCVKAVGHADVIRQQFSEASFEKIIDCSGKCILPGLVDAHTHPVWAGDRVHEFAMKLAGASYMDIHQAGGGIHFTVEHTQKASEEELFNTFKHRLLRMLRTGTTLVECKSGYGLNLETELKMLRVIEQARRLLDSNISSTYCGAHSVPKGKNATEATDDIISNHLPKLKELNLNGEIHVNNIDVFCEKGVFDLNCTRRILQAGKGIGLQINFHGDELHPMKSAELGAELGAQAISHLEEISDEGIAAMASAKCAAVLLPTTAYMLRLKQPQARKMLKEGVIVALGSDFNPNAYCYSMPMVMHLACVNMKMSMKEALAAATINAAYALGRSHMHGSIENGKQGDLIIINSSRWEHLIYQFGGHQELIEYVIVKGKVIYKNEGIMGY